Part of the Methanobrevibacter boviskoreani JH1 genome is shown below.
ATTAAGTTTTATTTGTTTTTAAGTAGTTTTTTACTGGTAAATTCTTTTTTAAAAATAGTTTATTTAAATTTGATTTGTTTTAAGTATTTTTATTAGTTGGATTCTTTTTTAAAAATAGTTATATATTTTAGGATGAGTTAGCCAGAATCCAATTTTTAATTATTAAAGTTGTAATTGTCTTGGAGGGATTGTAATTTTGGCTAACTCTTAAAATACTTTAAGGTAATGGCTTTAAATTAATATCAATTTAAAGTTTTTAATCTTGTTTAAAAAGAGGAGGATAAGTTTATTCCTCATTATCCTCTTTCTCTGCACTTTCCTTTTCGGATTTTAGATTTTCTAGATTGTCTGTAAATGATTTTGCATTTTTAATTTTATCTTCTAGTTTGGATAACTCCTCTTTTAAAGCTTCCTCATCCTCTTCAAGGGAAAGTACATATTCCTCAGATCCATTTGCAAAGTCCTCATAAAGTTCGAGTATTTCCCTTGCAGATAGTACTGAATCCTCTTTTAGGAATTTTTTAGTATGTGGTTTTACCCTAATGCTTAAGGGTTGTAGTCTTTGTTTTTTTCCGTCCCCCTCATCATCCATCCATCTAGGTCCAAAACCTCTTGGAAATTCACCATTCTTTCTCATTTCTCTAATCATTTTTTGTCTTCTATGGCAAAAGTTCCTGAATTCCTCATCACTTAATTCATCGAAGTCCCTTCCATATGGGCCGTAAAAACGGTTTTCATGACAGTTTCTCTTATGGAAATCATCATAGTCGTCATGGTCCTTACAATCAATATGGTGGTGTCTATGATGATGGTTGCAGTTTTCGAACTTGTCTTCCGGGTGTTTGCAGTTTCTGTGGTGGTGGCTTCTGTAGTGACGGTTGCAGTTTCCGAAATCGTCTTCATGGTGATGGCAGTTTCTATGGTGATGGTTGTATTGAAAATCATTGTCAAAGTCATTAAAGTTTATGTTCATACCATACCTAAAATTTGGATTGTTACACATATTTTATCACCTTTAATTTGTATTACAAATTTATTTTTTGTATACAATTAATAATTGGAATCATGAATATATAAATGTATTCATTTTTTAAATTTGTATTCATTTTTTTTTAAATAGTAAAATCTTATAAAGTTATTAAAAAAAAGCTGTTATTTATTATATTATTAAATAAACATTTAAAAAAATCTTTATATAATAAAATAGATAGTTTTTAAAATAAAATAAGTGAAAAAAAATAAAGATAAGGAGTTTATTCATCATCAGTTTCCCATACATTAGTAAAAAGTATCTGGGGGTCTTTGTGGTGCCACGGCCACTTCCATATAAAAACCTATATGTCTTAAAGTGCAATTTTATTATCTTTTTATTCTGTTTTCGGGTTTTAGAAATGGTATTATATGATGTTGTTTTTTGTTTCTAATCTTAAACTTCCCACTTTCTAATAAAAATGGTTTAATATTTATTTTAAACAAAGTTTAGTTTTTTCCTATTTTGGTTAATCAATTATATAACCATATTGAAATTAATAATTTTTTATTGAAAGTTATTATATTAATTTTGTTCATTTTTTTATAACTAATCTTAGTTTTTTGATATTATTTCTTTTTTAAAAACTTATATTAAATAAAAAAACATTATATAATATATGTTTTATATAATGTAATTGATGAATACTATAATTAATTTTATATATGTTAAATGACTAATTAATATTAATTAAGTAATTTTTATTACTTTATTATCTTAATAAAATTATAGGAGTTTCGGATATGATGAGAATCAGTATGTCATTACCAAAAAAGTTATTGTCTGATTTTGATGATGTTTTAAAAGATAGGGGATATCAGTCAAGATCAAAAGGTATAAGAGATGCTCTTCAGGATTATATTCTCCGTTATCAATGGATGAATGAGATGGAAGGAGAAAGAATTGGTGTTATAACTATAATTTATGATCATCATTATACTGGTGTAATGGAAGAACTTGCTGAGATTCAACATCATTATAAGGATACCATTATAGCAACCATGCATGTGCATATGACCGAAAAATATTGTATGGAAGTCGTTATTGTTAATGGAGACGTTAAAGATATTCGTTCCGTTTATGAGAAAATGATGAAACTTAAAGGGGTTGAACACGTAAAACTTACAAGTACTGCTAATGGTAAGAATTTCGATCCGGATAGCAGTGACGATATCAGGGATACATAAACTCCTTTCTACTTCCTTTTTTTTAGTTTATTATGATAGTTTTTTCCATGTTTAATCCACTTTTTTTTTAATTGGCCGGTTGGAGTTTTTTAATGTTTCTAATCTAATTTTTTTATTAGCTGATTTTGTTTTTTAATATTTTATAATCTATTTCTTTTAATTATTGATCGGTGTTTTTTAATGTTTCTAATCTAATCTTCTGATTTTTAATTTTTCAATTATTGGTTCTATATTTACATATCCTGTTAGATTTCTCGGGATATAAAAAATTATTAATGACAAACAACATATCTAGAATAATGAAATTTAAAACAACTCCATACCATTCACATTTAATTAAAGATACAGAACGTCTATCAGCATTTTATGAAGGCATATCCCAGTATGCAGAGGATTTGGATTATCTTGAAAATGAGGAAGGTCTGATCAATAAGGTTGTATATGATTTGGGCTGTGGAAGTGGGGTTTTAACCTATTTTGCGGCCTTGTATTTTTCTGCTGTAGTTGGTTTTGAGAAGGATAGTAAAATTGCAGGATATGCTAAGGAGAATCTCAAGGATTTTGAAAATGTATTGATAGTTAATGAGGATGTTTTAAAATTGGAGGGACTTGCCAAGGCTGATTTAATTATATGTGAAATGTTGGATACCGCATTAATTGATGAGGAGGAAGTTCTTGCTTTAAACCATTTCATTGATTTTAAGGAGGATAATTGTACGGTAATTCCAAGTAAGGTTTTGAATTATGCGGAACCTGTTTCAATGGAACGGAGAAATGTCCATTGGGAGGATGATGATTATCATCCAAACTATAATATAATAGGTAAATCCATTTGCTATAGTGAGATAGACCTTCAAAGCAGAATTGATGAGAATTTTGAAGATGTTCTGGAATTTGCTATCAATGAGGACAGTAAATTTAATGGAATTAAGATTACAACCATAACCTTAATCAGAGATAATATTGTCTGTGGTCCAACGCCTATGTTTAATCCGCCGCTTTTTATACCTGTTGATGAGATAAACTGTAGAGCGGGGGATACAGTTAAGGTAAAACTATCATATAAAATGGGTGGGGGAATTGAAACAATCAAAACAGAATTAATCTGATTGGTTTAATTAATATTTTTTGTGTGATATTATGTTTGAAAAGGATTTGAAAGACTTCCTTCATGATTGTACTAGACTTGTTATTTTGGGAATCGGTAATGACATTCGTGGCGATGATGGAGTAGGCCAATATATTGTAGAGAGCTTGAAGGATTTGGGTAAGGAAAGTGATGATGTAATAATAATCAATGCTAAGACCGTTCCAGAGAATTTCACAGGCAAAATCAGAAAGATAGATCCAAGCCATATACTTATAATTGATGCCGTTTTAATGAATGAGGAACCTGGCACTGTTAGAGTAATCTCAAAAGAGCAGGTTGGTGGATTAAGTGTCTCTACCCATTCTATGTCCTTGTCATTTCTAATCAAATATTTGGAGATAGAGAAGCCATATAACATTGTGTTTTTAGGTATTCAACCGGAATCAATGGGTCTTGTTGAGGATATGAGCAAGGTTTGTAAGGATTCCTCGGACAGTGTTATTGATGTTTTGGATTCCCTTTTATAGATTGTAAAAATCTTTTATAAAGTTTAAATGGATGGAACAATATTTTTTAAAAAAATATTGACACAGAATAGATCATAACAGCTGAACTAAAAAACCAATACGAATTGAACAATCAAATGTGGAATGCTTATATTAATGATTCAATTTTAAATGAATATATGGAGTTTAGGAGGATAAGAAAATGATACCGGAACATATTAAGAAAAATATATTAACTACTGATCCAGGTGCTTTTAATGATGAACCTATTGTTGATTTAACTAGGAGATATAATAATGGGGAACTTACTGATGAAGAATTACTTGAAGATATAGAAGAAATCAGTAGATTACGTAGTCAGGCATCAGAAATATTTAAGAAGAAGAAAAAATTAAATGCTAATGACCAAGATTAAGCATATGTTTAGATAGTAAAAGATTAATTGCACATTTAGTAAATATTTTACAGTATGTAATTTTTAGTGGGAAAATATGGGAAGTTCCTTATAAAACCATTTAAGAAACATTATGAATTCTAGATACTGGGTGATGTTTTGGATGAACAACTGGGAAAGTATCTATAGAATACTTTTTTATTTTTAAGATGTTAATTTCCTTAGATATTCTATAATTCGGAATGTTTCTTTATTTTTAGGATTTTAATTTTAATTTCCTTGGATATTTTTAAAATTATTTTATTATTTTTTAGAAAATTTAATTAAGTATTATTAATTAATAATTATTTAGTATTCTTGTTAATCTTTAAATTAAATCATGTTGAAGATTTTATTATTTTGTTTTTTTAATTAATTTATGTGATTATATGAAAATTCTATGTATTGGTTCAAGGCTGTTTGATGATGTTGCGCCTTATTTTAGAGAAAAAGGCATTGAAAGTGTTGTAACGGAATCAAATCCTGATGCAGATAATTTGGATTTGGCAGATGAAGTTTTTATAGGGCCTAGGGGAATGAAATTTCCACATGATGTCGCTATAAAGGAAGAAGTGGATGGTATTGTTCCATTAATCGGTATCGATCCTCCTCTTTTGGACGTTGCATATATGAAGGAGGAAGTCGAAGCCGAAAACAACATACCTGTTGTGGCTTCAAATGTCCATGCAGTACAGATATCATCTGATAAATCAAAGACTAAAGAGATATTTCGTAAGATAGGGGTAAACACTCCGGAATCTGTTTATGTCTATAAAGAGGACCTTGATGATTTTGAGGATATTATCCATAATGAGGGCTTTGACTTTCCTGTGGTATTAAAACAGAATCAGGGCCAGGGCGGAAAGGACATATCTATTGTCTCAGATATTGACGGTGTTAGGAAGTACTTTGAAACATTTGATGGCGCTTTATGTGAGAATTTCATTGAAGGGGCTGAAATTTCAATAGAGACATTGGGATGGAAAGGTGAATATCTGCCGCTTGTACCTGTCTATAAGGGGGATACCGGTATCAATGCAACACATCCCATTACCCGTGTAAGGTATGGGCCCACTAATTTTGAAAAATTGGACAATGAGGAGATAAGGGCTACCGCTTTAAAGATTGCTCAAAACATCAGGACCGAAGGAAATCTTGATTTGGATTTTATCTATGATAGAAAAAACAATAAACTATATGCTATTGAAGCTAACACCCGTCCAAGCGGTACCAGGTATTTAACACAGGCAAGCTCCACCATTAACACTCTTGCAGAACTTGTTGATATGGCCGCAGGTGTTTTTTCTATTGGGGATGTGGAATCCAGAATCAGGAACTATTACTGTGCGGAGATACCTGTAGGTACATATGAGGGAGAAATACCTGAAAAAACCTTTAAAGAAAAGGATTATGTTGTTCATGGACCTGTGGGATATCAAAGGGTAACCATTAGGGCATCCTCAAAGGATGAGTTAATATCCAAGGTTAAAGACATTACAGGTAGGGATATTGAAATCTAATTTCAATATTACTTTTTTTACTTATTTTATTTTTAAACATTTTTCATGTTTTATTTAATCATTTATAAAGGAATATTAAATTATAAATAGTATCTAAAACAAATTATTATTAATATAAAATTGAATTTTTGTGATAAATTATGAAGACAGTTGATATTATAATAATGTTCTTTATTACATTATTCTCAACAATATTCTTTACATGGTATATTAGAAGGATATTGCTACAGGCAAAGATAACTGACAGTCCAATTGTTAGTGAGCATCGTCATAAGGCTGGAACCCCAACAATGGGTGGAATAGCATTTTTATTTTCTATTCTTTTAATCACAGCTATTTATTACAAAAATAACTATATTTTAATTACTTGTTTTATTATGGTAGCTGCAGGTATTATGGGACTTGTAGATGATTTGCTTGGTCTTAAGATCTCAGAGGTACAGAAACTTGTAAAGAATGTTACAGATGAGGTTGTACCTATAGGTTTACTTAATCTTGAACCAGGTGAAGAGGCAAGGGTTGCATCTGATAAGGCAAAGGCTCAAGTGGACCAATTACTTGAGGAAGGTAAGGTTGAAGTTATAGATCAGATTCCAATCAAATATGAAACCGGTGAGGCGGAACAAATATTTGTACAATTGTTCTTAGGTGTTTTGCTAGCATTGACATGTTCAATCACCACCCTTGGCGGATTCAATTTAGGAATTTGGGCAATACCTATCGTTGTCATTGCAGTATTAGGTGCAGTAAACACTGTTAATTTAATAGATGGAATGGATGGATTGGCTGCAGGAATTTTAGCTATTGCATCATTTTCATGTATAATATTTGGTATTATCAATGGAAGAATGGAAATTATACCTCCATTCGCTATACTTACAGCAATCTGTTTAGGATTCTTAGTGTTTAACAAGTATCCAGCAAGTATATTTATGGGAGATACTGGTTCAATACTTCTTGGTGCAGGTTATGCTGCAGCGGTAATGTTATGTGATGTTCCATACTTTGGAGTCTTAGCATTAGGAGTTCCAATTTTCTCAGTTTGTGTAAGTTTAGCTCACAGAGCACATTTGATAGAAATGCCTGTAGAACCGCTACACCATGCATTAAACTATAGGGGTATTCCTGAGACAACTATCATTTACTCTTATTGGGGAGCAACAGTTTTATTATGTGCTATTGGATTAATTGTTGATTATCTATTCTTTATATAATTAACAAAACATAATTTCTTTTTTTTAATTTTTTTATTTCAATATTTTTGATGATTTTAAACATTTAGTTATTATAGAAAGTTTTTTTAAATATTTTAAACAAAACAAATCTTATATTTATTTCATTTGATGGAGAATATTTTATGTCAGATTTTAATTTAAGTATTGATGAGTTAGCAGAAGCCATTGGTGGTAAAATCATTGGTAGTGATGATTATAATTGTGGTTATAGTTTCTCTGGAAAATTTGATTTTTTAGCCCATGCTAAGAGGGGGGATATTGTAATTCGTCATAAAATCAACGGTAAAGGAATTGAGATTGCTAAGGCAAACGAGGCTGCAGCCATCATTACTCAAAATCCTTTGGAAAATGCTTTGGAAAATGCGGAACAGTTAAATTTTCCTGTGATTGTAGTTGAAAAAATCGAGATTGCAAATTCATTTGCAATAAAATGGGTCTTTGATCATTTTGATAAAGACTCTAAAAGGGTTGCAATCACAGGTACAAATGGAAAATCCACAACCTCCCACATGATTTATCATATCATTAAAAACTCAGGAGCTCATGTTTTAACCAATACTGATGCAAGGTCTGAATTCAATACTCTAATTGATCCGATGGTATCAAAAATGATTTATGAGGAAGTTGAAGAAAACGGTCCTTTGGATTATGCCGTAATTGAAGTATCAGAGGTTCAGGGATGGTTGGATCATGTAATGCGTGACCATGCTTATTTAATGACCAGTGCTATAAATCCCGATGTTGGAATAATTACAAATGTCACAATGGATCATATTGGACTTGTAAACTCTATTGACGATGTTTTAAGGGAAACCTCAGGACTTGCCCGCGGACTTAAAAAGGGAACACTCATATTGAATAAGGATGACGTAAACGTTAGTCAAATTAAACCAAACGACGGTGTAAACAGAATATTCTTCTCAATGGATAAGGATAACGCTACTCATAATGTGGTATTTGATACGGATAACGAGGTTGTGCTTGTGGACAATGTTGAAATTTTAACCATCGATGACTTGCCATTTAAGACTAACCATTTCATCCAGAATACATTGGCGGCTATTGCCGGAACATTGTCTTTAGGTGTACCTTTAAGTGTTGTGGTTGATGGTGTTAAAACCTACAGACCACTTAAAAGAAGATTCGTTAAATTAAATGAACATCCTGAGATATATGATGACTTTGCACATAACCCAGATGGAATTAAATCAACTGTTTATGCAGGGTATAAATTATTGTCTGATAAAGGCCACCTCTGGATTGTAAACGCAATACGCGGTTCACGTGGTGAGACATTAAACGGGTTAAACGCAGATGCACTTGTCGAGGTAATTACAAGAATTCATGATGAGGACGGACGTAAGGTCAATCTGGTCTTATCTTCAAGTGAGGATGTGGTGGATCATTTAAACATTGTAAAAGATTCTGAAAGGGAAATATTTCTATCTAAATTGGATGACGCAGATATCGAATATACTCATTTCGAACATCTTAAGGATGCATTGGTCAATGTTTTGAATAATGCAGATGTAAATGATACCATATTACTTCTTGGAGCTCAGGGAATGGATCCTGCAGAGAAGATACTTAAAAACATGATGTGATTTTTTCTATCTGTTTTTATTTAGTTGTACTAGTTTTAAAATTTAGTTCAACTATTCTTTATTTTTTATTTAATGTTTTCCGGTTTTCTGTGTTTTTATTTTTTCTTGTTTTGTTTTAATGGTTTTTAAATTTATCTGGTATCTGATATTCGGATTCGTCGATTTATAATCGATTCTTTTTTATATTTTGATAGAATTTGACTTAGTTTATATAATTTATAAAAATAGTTAAAATATATATGTAATAATAATCTAATAGATATTTATATTGTAAATTGAATACTAATATTTTATATTGATTTAAACTTTAAAAATGAATATAAAATTTTAATATTGATTTGTAATATTCGTTTTAAACCATTAAGGTTTTAAAAACATTAAAAAATATTAATTTTATTTATTTAAACAAATTTAAAAATGAATAATTAATTTATTAGGTATTAGTGAAGTGAAATTCATGCTTATAAAAGTTAGAAGAGATACTTTGATTATCTTACTATTAGCATTTCTACTTATTGTATGTGGTAGAGTAATAACTTATGTGGCATATGCTTCAACTATTCAAGAAGAACAGGGTGTCCCTATTACTGGAGTTCAGATTAAAGGTAATGATGTAATTCCTTTAGAAACCATTAAAGCTAATGTGGCAAGCTCTGGTTTAAGGGAAGGTAGTTATATAGATGGTAGTATGTTACACACGACTAAGAGGACATTACCTCTTACTGAAGCGGTTTCGGATGCTAAGACCTATGCAATGGCCTCAACAATACCTGGTACTACTGCACGACCTATTACTGCAGTGGATATCAAGATTGATAATACCACAGGTATTGTAACTGTTACTGTTGTTGAAGACTTTTCAAGAGTTAATTTAGGTAATTCCACTACTACTAATTCAAATAGTACTAATTCA
Proteins encoded:
- a CDS encoding ATP-binding protein, giving the protein MKILCIGSRLFDDVAPYFREKGIESVVTESNPDADNLDLADEVFIGPRGMKFPHDVAIKEEVDGIVPLIGIDPPLLDVAYMKEEVEAENNIPVVASNVHAVQISSDKSKTKEIFRKIGVNTPESVYVYKEDLDDFEDIIHNEGFDFPVVLKQNQGQGGKDISIVSDIDGVRKYFETFDGALCENFIEGAEISIETLGWKGEYLPLVPVYKGDTGINATHPITRVRYGPTNFEKLDNEEIRATALKIAQNIRTEGNLDLDFIYDRKNNKLYAIEANTRPSGTRYLTQASSTINTLAELVDMAAGVFSIGDVESRIRNYYCAEIPVGTYEGEIPEKTFKEKDYVVHGPVGYQRVTIRASSKDELISKVKDITGRDIEI
- a CDS encoding glycosyltransferase family 4 protein; translated protein: MKTVDIIIMFFITLFSTIFFTWYIRRILLQAKITDSPIVSEHRHKAGTPTMGGIAFLFSILLITAIYYKNNYILITCFIMVAAGIMGLVDDLLGLKISEVQKLVKNVTDEVVPIGLLNLEPGEEARVASDKAKAQVDQLLEEGKVEVIDQIPIKYETGEAEQIFVQLFLGVLLALTCSITTLGGFNLGIWAIPIVVIAVLGAVNTVNLIDGMDGLAAGILAIASFSCIIFGIINGRMEIIPPFAILTAICLGFLVFNKYPASIFMGDTGSILLGAGYAAAVMLCDVPYFGVLALGVPIFSVCVSLAHRAHLIEMPVEPLHHALNYRGIPETTIIYSYWGATVLLCAIGLIVDYLFFI
- a CDS encoding methyltransferase domain-containing protein, with amino-acid sequence MKFKTTPYHSHLIKDTERLSAFYEGISQYAEDLDYLENEEGLINKVVYDLGCGSGVLTYFAALYFSAVVGFEKDSKIAGYAKENLKDFENVLIVNEDVLKLEGLAKADLIICEMLDTALIDEEEVLALNHFIDFKEDNCTVIPSKVLNYAEPVSMERRNVHWEDDDYHPNYNIIGKSICYSEIDLQSRIDENFEDVLEFAINEDSKFNGIKITTITLIRDNIVCGPTPMFNPPLFIPVDEINCRAGDTVKVKLSYKMGGGIETIKTELI
- the hycI gene encoding hydrogenase maturation peptidase HycI yields the protein MFEKDLKDFLHDCTRLVILGIGNDIRGDDGVGQYIVESLKDLGKESDDVIIINAKTVPENFTGKIRKIDPSHILIIDAVLMNEEPGTVRVISKEQVGGLSVSTHSMSLSFLIKYLEIEKPYNIVFLGIQPESMGLVEDMSKVCKDSSDSVIDVLDSLL
- the nikR gene encoding nickel-responsive transcriptional regulator NikR, coding for MMRISMSLPKKLLSDFDDVLKDRGYQSRSKGIRDALQDYILRYQWMNEMEGERIGVITIIYDHHYTGVMEELAEIQHHYKDTIIATMHVHMTEKYCMEVVIVNGDVKDIRSVYEKMMKLKGVEHVKLTSTANGKNFDPDSSDDIRDT
- a CDS encoding Mur ligase family protein, producing the protein MSDFNLSIDELAEAIGGKIIGSDDYNCGYSFSGKFDFLAHAKRGDIVIRHKINGKGIEIAKANEAAAIITQNPLENALENAEQLNFPVIVVEKIEIANSFAIKWVFDHFDKDSKRVAITGTNGKSTTSHMIYHIIKNSGAHVLTNTDARSEFNTLIDPMVSKMIYEEVEENGPLDYAVIEVSEVQGWLDHVMRDHAYLMTSAINPDVGIITNVTMDHIGLVNSIDDVLRETSGLARGLKKGTLILNKDDVNVSQIKPNDGVNRIFFSMDKDNATHNVVFDTDNEVVLVDNVEILTIDDLPFKTNHFIQNTLAAIAGTLSLGVPLSVVVDGVKTYRPLKRRFVKLNEHPEIYDDFAHNPDGIKSTVYAGYKLLSDKGHLWIVNAIRGSRGETLNGLNADALVEVITRIHDEDGRKVNLVLSSSEDVVDHLNIVKDSEREIFLSKLDDADIEYTHFEHLKDALVNVLNNADVNDTILLLGAQGMDPAEKILKNMM